A region of the Acidimicrobiia bacterium genome:
GCGTACTCGGGTGGCCAGGATTTTGTTGTCAGTCGCCTGAGGTCGGTCGCAACTGACGTAGGGTTTCCACGGTTGGGTGAGGCTGCCTACTACCGCTCGACGCAACGACCGGCCCCGTATGATGTGATTTTGCGCACGGCCGATGTCGTCGACACTGAGCACAGTGGGCTGTCGAGTGGCCTGCTCTTTGGTGACCTTCCCGGCAACGTCGGTCAACCTGCCACTGACATTTCGCTGAGCCTCTCCAGCATGAGCGAAGTCGGCTATCTGTTCACGAACGGCTCGTATGCCCGGTCCGTCGGCGGAGAGCCGCATCGCGATGAGGCGGAAGGTCCGATTTCGGTAACCAATGTGGTAGTCGTATTCGTGGATGTGGTGGCCACGGGCCGCACCGACTCGGCCGGAACGGCGGTACCCGACTACGACGTGGTGGGATCCGGATCGGCCATCGTGTTCAGGGACGGGAGGGTCATCGAGGGAACGTGGCAGCGCTCGACCTCAGCAGATTTGTTTGCTCTTCTTGACGGGGATGGCGAGCAGATCCCACTGGCACCGGGTACCACGTGGGTTGAGGTCGTACCGAATGGCCGTCCCACGACCTGGAAGTAGACTGACAAGAAACGAGGAGATCCCATGGAACAGGCGACGGATCGCGTGAAGCGCGGGTTAGCCGAAATGCTCAAAGGCGGCGTCATCATGGACGTGGTCAACGCCGAGCAAGCCAAAGTTGCAGAGGACGCCGGAGCGGTGGCCGTTATGGCGCTTGAGCGCGTCCCGGCCGATATTCGCAAGGACGGTGGCGTTGCCCGGATGTCCGACCCCGAGATGATCGACGCAATCATCGAAGCGGTCAGTATCCCGGTGATGGCCAAAGCCCGAATTGGCCATTTTGTCGAAGCGCAGGTACTCCAGGCGATCGGGGTCGACTACGTCGACGAGTCTGAGGTGCTGACGCCCGCCGATGAGGAAAATCATATCGACAAGTGGCAATTCACGACGCCCTTCGTGTGCGGGGCCCGCAATCTGGGTGAAGCCCTTCGTAGAATCGGCGAAGGTGCGGCGATGATCCGAACCAAGGGTGAGGCCGGGACGGGCAACGTCGTTGAGGCGGTCCGCCACATGCGTCAGATCACCGCCGACATTCGGGCTCTTTCCACGATGGGTTCGGAAGAACTCATGCGAGCAGCCCGCGATCTTCAGGCCCCCTTCGATCTCGTCCAGGAAGTGGCCAAGAGCGGCAAGCTGCCGGTCGTCAATTTCGCGGCAGGGGGTCTGGCGACCCCGGCCGATGCTGCGATGATGATGCAACTTGGTTGTGATGGTGTGTTCGTCGGTTCGGGTATCTTCAAGAGCGGAGACCCTTCGGCCCGTGCCAAAGCGATCGTCGAGGCCACCACGTACTATCAAGATCCTTTGATCATCGCCAAGGTTTCGCGGAACCTGGGCGAACCGATGGTTGGCATCGAAATCGATACCCTCCAGGACTCTGAACGGTTCGACAAACGAGGCTGGTAGATGATTGGCATTCTTGCCCTTCAGGGAGATGTGCGCGAGCACGAACTGATGCTCGAGGGCCTGGGCGTTTCGACCAGACAGGTTCGCAAGGTCGATGATTTGGACGCTCTCGATGGGCTGGTGATTCCTGGAGGGGAGTCAACGACGATCGGGCGACTCGCCACGCTGTACGGCCTGATGGAACCACTGCGCGAGGCGATCGCGGGCGGATTACCAACCTACGGAACCTGTGCCGGACTCATCCTGCTCGCCGACCGCTTGGCCGAAGGAACCCAACCGCTGTTGGGAGTGCTCGATGTTGTTGTGCGTCGAAACGCGTTCGGCAATCAGAATGATTCGTTCGAAGCCGATTTACCGATTCGCGGTATGATCGACCCATTCCACGCAGTCTTCATTCGCGCGCCTTGGATAGATTCGGTCGGAGAATCCGTTGAAGTGTTGGCTTCGTGGGAGGGCCACCCGATCATGGTCCGGCAGGGCCATATCCTGGCGAGCGCCTTTCATCCCGAGCTCACCAAAGATCAGCGGGTCCATCATTTGTTTGTCACCATGACCAAGGAGATTTGAGATGTCGGGCCATTCCAAATGGGCGAATATCAAACACCGTAAGGGCCGCCAGGATGCCGCCAGAGGCAAGCTGTTTGCCAAGTTGGTCAAAGCCATAGAAGCGGCCGCCCGTGATGGG
Encoded here:
- a CDS encoding DUF3048 domain-containing protein, with amino-acid sequence MRHTMIVFFAAGLALGACSSGNSSEESTTSQAIVVESTFATSTTAAEIPVDQEVWPLTGLPTGGEDATTAPVLIVKIDNTPSSRPQAGLAAADLVFDVLVEGGISRFLAVFQSSMPEEVGPVRSAREVDPKLIEPFGALYAYSGGQDFVVSRLRSVATDVGFPRLGEAAYYRSTQRPAPYDVILRTADVVDTEHSGLSSGLLFGDLPGNVGQPATDISLSLSSMSEVGYLFTNGSYARSVGGEPHRDEAEGPISVTNVVVVFVDVVATGRTDSAGTAVPDYDVVGSGSAIVFRDGRVIEGTWQRSTSADLFALLDGDGEQIPLAPGTTWVEVVPNGRPTTWK
- the pdxS gene encoding pyridoxal 5'-phosphate synthase lyase subunit PdxS; its protein translation is MEQATDRVKRGLAEMLKGGVIMDVVNAEQAKVAEDAGAVAVMALERVPADIRKDGGVARMSDPEMIDAIIEAVSIPVMAKARIGHFVEAQVLQAIGVDYVDESEVLTPADEENHIDKWQFTTPFVCGARNLGEALRRIGEGAAMIRTKGEAGTGNVVEAVRHMRQITADIRALSTMGSEELMRAARDLQAPFDLVQEVAKSGKLPVVNFAAGGLATPADAAMMMQLGCDGVFVGSGIFKSGDPSARAKAIVEATTYYQDPLIIAKVSRNLGEPMVGIEIDTLQDSERFDKRGW
- the pdxT gene encoding pyridoxal 5'-phosphate synthase glutaminase subunit PdxT: MIGILALQGDVREHELMLEGLGVSTRQVRKVDDLDALDGLVIPGGESTTIGRLATLYGLMEPLREAIAGGLPTYGTCAGLILLADRLAEGTQPLLGVLDVVVRRNAFGNQNDSFEADLPIRGMIDPFHAVFIRAPWIDSVGESVEVLASWEGHPIMVRQGHILASAFHPELTKDQRVHHLFVTMTKEI